In Bactrocera neohumeralis isolate Rockhampton unplaced genomic scaffold, APGP_CSIRO_Bneo_wtdbg2-racon-allhic-juicebox.fasta_v2 cluster10, whole genome shotgun sequence, the genomic stretch ttgttgcaaactgagtggtcgtttgcgtttcacagtcaatgctcaatttctataaaatcttattatgatatatggcaacgttatgggcaacatatgttttacaaatgtcattcataaaaatatgtttgaaatatttaaattataacagacaatacataaatttgcgaggaaaattatatcaaaaattgatgaaaacaacaaaagaaccccaaatttcatcactagcgagtcggagcacctattggaactgaaggaaaagtataagctgttattgagtgcaaacgaacggacacttgccctacgctacgaaagatgtcgctgaaaatccaaagcaaattcaaaacaaaaattagctgttatttaagcactgcttaagtctcctcttttcagtacttaagcattacataagtatgaactgtaaaacaatattttcctgttttatcttaagtacaacataagtatggactgtgaaaccgggcataagactgaattgaaatattataaaacacatgtgaaacaaaataaaaaatatcaagataaagataatcttaaaattaaagttaaactTTAAACAAACCAATATACACCTTTTCAGATGATAACAATAACGTATACATACCGATCAAAAGaggaaaactgaaaataattgaCCAATACAACAAAATCTTCCACATTGTTAATATAACTGCTTACACAGacgaattaaatttaattttcgaaaatataaaaacatcttAATGCTAGCACTGTCGAAACCAAGACTTTATTACACACCATAAGTAAGAATGTTAAATGTACTAGGAAAAAGACTATAGCTTATCGCAGGACAATGAAGACGATCTTGAAATAAACAAGCCGTccctatataaatattaattaataatttcccTTTGTAAATCATTCCATATCTTCTCAAATACAAAACATTACTGAACACATAAAccaaaagcaaattttaatagGAAATTacgtaaacaaatttaaaaactctatgcaaaacaaaatagCATGACCAGAGGATGAAATAACATTTATAGAACAAATTTACCAAATAAACAATGACATCTCACTTTTACGTGACCATATCGACGACTTTGGACAAATATTCTCTAGCAAGCTAGGAGTAATTCCAAcgaacattttaacaaaaacagaacTTGACTTAACAGATTACTTCGAAAGctacagaaatattaaaatcataGTCGCCTTTCAGgacaataatattataataattattcagATTTCACAATATTCAAAAGAAATACTATCGAAAATTACATTTGAACCAATCCCTAAtgtaaagaataaattaaaacactTACGAAATATTAGCAGATtcctaaaataatatttttaatgtaaacgtTAAAGACCATctagagaaaaatttaattaaaaaatctaataaatgtatttcaaatattttaaattacgaGGGGAAGCATACTGAGATATGCAAACCCTGGAAAAATCAATCGTAGTTGCATTTCCGGCACATGCCGATTTTCACATAATCAAGTCTTTTGAATTCCTTAGAATTTGATTACTTTGCATTCACCAACCAACTGACCAAATATGCAATGTGGACACAATATTTAGTAAAAcaaagtatttttgaataaaagttattaatatagatataatacttactaaaaataaacagcTGAGTTTGAGCAATCGAAGAAGAATGTAAgtaaatttaaggaaaaaaaaattaagctatttttgaataaagaaaataaagttatttcaataaatgaaataaagaataatactTAATTAAAACTTCGAAGCGCGCGGATtcagtagagggcgttcctagctaacgaacgagcagcTGATCAGTTGTCTCCGATCACTGAGAGATTCAGGACAAACgatttcgcgcgacgtgtttctggagtggtgcaagccgaaaattcaGCGCAGAAATTGCCgtgagtggaagtgtgccaagaaaacttgaaaatgtgtgaaagtgacccccaatttttgaataacctAATCAAAGGTCGTCACCTGTCAAGTAtttttgagtatgatcccgagacaaagaggcaatcttccggccttttcccgaaaaaagggaaaatgagcaaatccaaaatgaaaacgatgcttatttctttttacatcaaaagcatcgtccaccatgaattagTTCCTACTGGACAaatcgtcaacgccaagttttacgtggaagtcttcgagagactcaaacgaagggtcaatcggatCCGTCAAGACATCACATCCGATTgcaagttgcaccacgacaacgccccggctcacactgcttttcttgtgaacagctacctaaccaaggccggcatcgcAACGCTTCCGCAGCAGCCCTacagctcagatgtggccaCCCGGTCTTCTTTTGTTTCCTTACCTGAAAAGGCCGAttaaaggcaagcattttgagacgacagaggggatccaagcagcacgGCTCACAAGGCTATTTCGAGGAATGCCtttcgtgacgccttcaatgcttggaaatcgcgctggcaacgctgcatcgacgcagaagaagcctattttgacagtttttaaagaattgtaacgattggttcaacatttttttttaaatcgactcagtcctgtTACTTTCCGTACAGTCCGTGTACTTAGAACTGTCAAGAAGGAAGATGCCCTCAAAGAGCTTGGGGAGACCGTCTCTCGAATCATGGAGGACGGCAAAAAGCGAGATACTCCTGGAAATGAAGAAGATGCAGATGACGAACACAGGTACttatgaaaagaagaaatgcaATATGCTAGGTGACCAGGCCATGGTGGAAAATGTGTGACTTTCACACATAAGTATAGCGATCAAGTTGCCATTATACTGGAATGACTGGCAAGCAGACACGAAATCGAGGCATTCTGAAAATGCCACGGAAAAGTATGGAGGTTGAAACGCTAGAGGAGGACATCTTCGACCTCATTCTGTATGAAAGACTAGGTAGCTCGATCGACTTAGACCGACAAGCTGAAATGCTAGCATGTGTTGGAAAAGACAAAACGCATCCCGAAGGTCTGCATACTGCGCACTAAGAAGCGAGTGTCATAAAGCCTCTCCCAAAAAAGGTTCAGTACGTAGGAATACACAAAACTGCGTGGAAGAAAATTAATGTGAAAGACAGTGTAATGAGctcaaaaaatctattaaaagaAGAAAGACCTTAAGCATCAAAGGAGTATGCGAGATGGTGGATGAAAATCTATGGCGCGATGCCTATAGAATAGCATTGGCAAAAGTCAGGGGGGTAGGAACAAGGCACCAACCTTTGCTACCCTGCTAGAAAGGTGGTAAACGCTTTTTCCCAACGCAGGAACAGCAAACGAGCAGAAGAATACCATCAGTAGTTGAAGCTTTGTCAATCGACGAGGAAGAGGTAGTAGAAGTGGCGAAGAGATTCGGTAATGCAAAGGCGCCTGGACTTGATTACATTTCAAACAAGGCACTTAAGATCGCAGTTAAACACAGCAAGAAGGCCttcgctgaaatttttttttcggtgcCTAAATGAAGGCGTTTTCCCAAGAGTATGGAAGAAGCAGCGCCTGGTTCTCCTTCAgaaattaaacaataatatataataaacaatgGCTAAAATATTAGAGAAGCTGATCTGCACACGTTTGGAAGGTCACCTAGAAGGAGAACTGCCTGGCTTgtctgaaaaccaatttggtttcagaagacaacaacaacacatagaCGTAGTCGGAAATTGACGGACATTGGGGCCAAGGCCATTGAGGGAACCAAGTGGAtgcgataaaaaatattgcggAGTTGTCACACTTGacatgaaaaatgtttttaattctGAATTCTGGTCACATATCATTTGGGCTCTAGAGGCAAAAAACACACCCGGATATCTGCTAAGGATAATTAATAATATCTGTCTCACAGACTGCTACTGTACAGCACCGATGAATGTCCAAAAAACTACGTTACGCCAGCCGCTGCCTAAAGAGACTCAAACAATTGGCTATGTAGACAACATTGCTGTGACGATCGTTGCGAAAGAACTTTCTCAAATTCAAACAGGTGGCCGGAGTAAGGATTTAAGCGGTGCTTATCACGAGCAGGTAAAAACTAGAAACGGTCACCTTAGATATCGATGGATACAGCATTACACAGCAAAAGTCCCAGAGGTGTCTTAGCGTTATGATTGATAcgaagctgaatttcaaagcgtATGTTAAAAAAGCCTGTGTCAAACCAGCTACAGTGACAGCGGTCTTGTCAAGCATAATGTCTAACACTGGTGGCCCTGGTCAAAGTAAAAGATACTTACTGGCTGAAGTCAGCTAGTCACCACTGATGTACGCGGCTCCTATATGGCAGCATCCAGACTACGCGCCTTCAGAATGACCTGTGTGCTTAGAACGGTCTCACATGAAACAGGAGGTACCATATCTGGTTTTTTGCCACCGGATTTAGTGGCCTAAGGATTCAATAGAGCGTCCCAAAAATCTAAAGCTACGAATAAGCGTCTAACAGCTGACGAACAAAAATAGGAGAAACAGGAGAAGCATGAGACTTTCGAAGAGTGGCAAAGCCAAGGGTACGCGGCAGAAAAAGGAAGATGGAGGGATAGGCTCATTAAGAACGTACCAGCCTGGCCAATGATGACACAAAATGATCATTCTGCAACCGATGAAAACGTCGAGCACATATTTTTCTTCTGCTCGAGATACGTAATAGAGAGAACTACCATCGAAGAAATAATAAACCAAAGTGTGACGCCTGACAACATTATAAGCCACATGCTGCAATCAAAGCTGGTATGGGCAAGAACGACAGCAAAGAAGCTTATGACCTGCTGAATAATCCCGCAGGGAGTTTGTGAAGAGACATCTTTTCCTAGCTTGATCATGCGAAGTAATATCTAAAAGCGGTCCCGCAAGGCCAAATACAAGCTAACCCAGCATATTAAAGATTTAGTACATAGACGTACTGTTCCGCAAGTCCTTCCTACAGCGGCAACAACTTTGAAGGATTTCCCCTccgaaacaaacaaaaaacaaataagaaagggctaagttcttGTGCAACCGAGCATTTGGTACTCTTTCAACTTGCAGGAATTAAGGTCAAGGAAATATCTTACGGTGTAAATCGTTAACCAGAGGATTggattctaagcaattttatatatacatacactatatataacttatacactggccttcatattcggcataagatttgttagaaaaaccaaaatcattatacCTAGTACATACAgccgttgacagctaattagaaacgctcctTTTTTGTAGGTGGCTGATGATTATAATGATAAACAATtttgatataccgttatttatattcctaaaagtcttgcattgttcgtgttactctatttactactaaattcactctgttttgcagttgtgaagttaaagttcttttaattttttcccaaatagtaaAGGCGTTACGATGTAGAAGGTTCattaagtgcgacagctaattagaaacagttgtttaaagaattaaagtTCCTTAAggaatattattgatttctggaAAGGCTGTGTTTCaaagttttggttaaaatatctcaaaatgtattaatgaagtttttaataaggCAATGTTGCAGATGTACACCTACTCTTTTTGACTTTCGTCGGTCTGGAAAGATTTTTCGAATAAGGTCAAATgctaaaacaaaattgttttgattgtccttaagcatatacagaattttaaaactattttcaatattgcacgcaaagaaaaaatccgaaaaaattCAACAGAAATATGCAGCGGAATTTAACATTATCTCCCGAAGAGACCCAAAAATATagttccactgacattctacTTGAAATTCAAGATGAATATAATGGCCAACTATTCAAGAATACACTTTCCCGGTGTTTGGCCGTTTCTGGACTTCACGGCAGGGAAGCACGCAGGAAcccacttctgactaaaattcgtAGAAACGACGCATAGGCTTTACCAACTCTAATTGGTCTAAGATAACAAATCAACGGAGGTATGTCGTTTGGAACGATGTATCAAAAATTAATCGCTTAGGtcctgatggtcgaaggtatATTTGCCGTccaataattcaataatttgatTGTCGCTATGTTCCACGCGGAGTTGGGTATGGTGGAGGATCAATCATGGTGTGGGAATATTTTATCTGGAATGGTGTTGGTCCACTTCATAAGattaatggaattttaaacaagGATAAATGCGTCGACATCTTAAAAAATGTCATATTGCCAAGTGCTGAGGAAAATTTGCCTGTTATAAGGAAGATAACAATTCAAAGCATACATACGTCTAAGttgacacaaaagttttttaatgaaaattctatcAATGTTTTGGATTGGAAATCGTCCAGCCAAGACTTAAAACCTATGGAATATCTCTGGGTGATGTTAAAAGAGCCATATACaccaaaaatatcccaaatatggattggtgcgctgtcagagtcatataacttcttcttcttcttaatcggcgtagacaccgcttacgcgattatagccgagttaacaacagcgcgccagtcgtttcttcttttcgctacgtggcgccaattggatattccaagcgaagccaggtccttctccacttggtccttccaacggagtggaggtcttcctctttctctgcttcccccggcgggtactgcgtcgaatactttcagagctggagcgttttcatccatccggacaacatgacctagccagcgtagccgctgtcttttaattcgctgaactatgtcaatgtcgtcatatcaGAGTCGTATAACGTAAATTTGAAATCGATGTGAAGCAATATTAAAATAGAAGAGAtaaccaacaaaatactaactgaaagtaagcaagtccaatatcattattttttgttgataaaatattttcgtttctaattagttgtcgcacttcaatcgttgattccacatgtttttgttaaaatcttcaaaacaaacacgaattttaaacaacatttttactattagagtttaagtttaacatagGTTTCAAGAATATAAGTGAAAACACTAAATATacgtgatttattggaaaataacatcatttacCTCAAAATAggtgtcgtttctaattagctgtcaacagctgtatatgGGATTTGGGGTTGtttcgacccgattttatctattagaTATTACCATGCCATATACAAGGATATGTTCTGTGGGTTtgattaaggtacctcacatactatcaccaatcatatggaacaaagtcagccggatttcGAAAAAGCGAATtatttctgcaaaattttattccgttaaattaattatatgtgacctggtctacgaaaagggagctaacgtgcgaaaactagttttctgggaaacaactgttaaaaataaacaactcgtttcgtcagtttctcgttatctcattgagtttttgacacctaagccccctttccgtagaccagttcacatatctttatttgtgtaaaggaaagtgaaaaaattaaatgggattttaaattgtgttatatggaagtAGTCCGACTTcacctattttcacactgtgacatagaaatgtaggaagaatgctaagtactaaatttagtcgaaatcggtcggtcgggtCCCCAGATATAGGATTTCACCAAAATGTGGGCGGTACCACGCCGGCTCTAATAAAGTCCTCTCAGTGGTTCCAAAGGAcacacataccaagtttcatcaaggtatctcaatttttattttcttatcatcctgatcatttatatgtaaaaaccctatatctatctcgcttagttttaggtgatacgtacaaccgtggggccaacaaaactattatactctttagcaacaggttgcaagagtataacaatGAATAGTATCAAGATCATCTTGCTTTGCAGTATCGTAAATGTTATAGTGGAAAATGCCGTCAGATATTCTGTCAGGATCTATTCTACTGCGTTAGTAAAGAAATTACATCGTATTTTATTAGGAAAGCAAGCCAATTGTGCGGAAAACGTACTCTTCGGTGGTCGATTGTCTTGAAAGGCAGTGGTTCTATTCTTGTAGTTAACCTGCGTTGAGTGTATCGACTGGTTCGCTTCCATCGGGATCGATGGTATAGTTGGCAAGTTCTATCTGCTATTAAAGACGGTATTTCTACGGTAATATGGAGGTTATTCACGTACTTATTGAACCACGGTATAAATACCtgattattttgcatataattaCTTGGAACAGTGGGTTGTTGAAATCGGTAGGCGGGAGGAGCATGCGAGTGTTGGGGCTACAAATTTGATTGACCACCAAATGCATGTTGGTCGAAATTTTATCCGGGCGAGTAGGAGTATGTTAGCTAACAGCCTCTGTTGTTATTACAACTAGTAATAACCCCGATAATTgggggactccgttatttaaaatgaaaaaagtaaaaaaaaaattttgtaaaaactcaatttattcaagtacttcatggaaaactacagatacagtggttttattttggtcgtaagtcttaactttgatatcttgagaagatcgtactcgactcaatgcgacatacatacagctggccatgcgtaaaacaatcctccttgaggaaaacaccaactcttgctagagtctgcccttgagatttgtttattgttattgcgaatgctacaattattggaaattggcgacgctttaaaataaaaggaagtgttgattcgctgggctgtaaatttatacggggcaataaaatttgtttcccttgtgattcaccggttaaaatttcgacctccaaacaattacaatgtagcgtttttactatcaagcgagtccTATTGACCAACCATTCttatgtattaagattgcggattagcatcacaactgttccaaccttaagccttaactcatgaggcgctactccactgaaattaagggagtttagatattctgtagggaatccgacatgctcttgaggatcttcagaaacgacagtatccacgctataatataccctttcttcaccgggcaacatatttactatttcgctatttattatcgtacagtgatcattttttggacacaaaattgcccgatccttcaaatggttttgactaataacaccagactgaggctgaaatacccaatccactaaattttcatttagcaaaattatctcttctggtatattgattttcgactctggagagagctctcgaccttctccaacacgcaaaagaaaactgttatataaggattctttagaacgcatattcgttgagagtttgagacacctaaaaaatttccaaagtgagcaccgtttcaaacaattaccaactatagcggcgcgtgagctattgggcaccacaggaagaacttgcctgaaatcaccacctaataaaataacctttccaccaaaaggtatttcattttggtgaatatcacgtaataatcgatctaagcaaaagtagcatgctaattcggcgagcattgcgattttcttctctggccctctgttcctcttcgcgttcaacctgcgccatatgcttatactcatttgccaaggggttaatatttgaaagcatttcgtggatttctctcagcaaatacctatcgcagtttgaattatgttgtgcccttatatcagttgcttgatccgtgtcaagaataaacagctgggcgtaggaggattctgaaggatgatctgcatgcaatggacctaccctatgatatattgatccatgtattcggaagcaatatggtccgcgccctgtaggctccgcaattttcgcttcgaatgatgcaaaagcaaacgaactatttagctgccgaatattctccaaatagtgtccccgccaagagctcaaatcattttctaacacagctttcaaaaactcaggtacacgtaattcttgaagtttaacttttccgccatgacaacatgtcgtaaagccatttcttacctagtaacaatttcaaccaaatattaagacaataagtatgtatatacatatattacgaatataaaacaatgaaaagtacaggtaccttttcacttccgaaatgttttgctttacagtgtaaacatatattagtcaaacccccaagcgaactatactccggaagaactacggagtttagggcagctttgaaataacttgccatagatcctgcatgactacggctctaataaaacaggtcaattcatatacatacatacattaacaattaaaaattcctttttatctataacattcacctcttctcttcgacctgttaaactcctttttcgtctaattcgcctttggtttggcattttatttttaataattaatctgaatctgaactgaaattcgatgtagtatgtatgtattcgctggtaatagccgccttgacttttggaagaaaactgaactgactcaaagcttacctaacgcaataacacttctaatcaaaataacgccgacaacaatatttctgttagattttgcacttgcgtcttcgcccatacatacatatatatatacatacatatgtttgtaagtatgtatgtgtgaatataaaacaaagtagagtgcgcatgtcaaagcgcagtgttccttagctcgtacatacatattcgtgcaacatagaagagagcgcatgtcaaatcgtagatagcgccttagcgcatgcatatgtatgtatgtaccagtgcacatgccaaagcaaacatttgtaatttgtaatattcgtcattctcttattgtcatagataacttgattagaatctcttttcttgctctctcgcttgcagctgatctgttttctgagctggcaacaaaacacaatcagggtgccgtcaaccagcagttagtgaaaaaggcgggatgccagaaaagcagcgctataattacttgacgaaattagtgtgaaatgaaactgtgcgaacatattttggcaaaataaatgtttatgtaaattaattaatgattttgcattttagcatttacatatatatgtatgtatgcattttcaaagtgtttaatttagtgttttgtataatttattaaatacccaagttaatatttttcagcagtggcatcattggcaaatgttataaaaaatgcgagttttgacagctctctctcgaaccaaagagtctcgtatcaagttatctatgcttattgtcattttgctaccgagcagacaacattgttgttgttagatttcgcacttgcgccttcgcgtatgtgggtatgtgtgtaacgaaagcaaatgacagaaacatttttaattattcattctcttacatatatgctcttttctgtagaagcgctgcttatattagcttaatgtaaaaattgaagaactttaaacgcaaatatatcaaaagtggttcaatgaatttaaaatctgtaaaatttgtgcaaagtttcagatcgcacactttaatttgatgtattatttgtctctgtacgtttttagatctctggaaatcttgtcttagaataatatatagattattaaaagtattaataGAAGGTCGACATACACTAACTTCGTGGCGCTTGGCCAGAGTGTTGTAACGCTGTTCAGTATAAACGATTAAGgtctatatgtatattcgttCGAACAC encodes the following:
- the LOC126765330 gene encoding uncharacterized protein LOC126765330; the encoded protein is MPNQRRIRRKRSLTGRREESRSHAGSMASYFKAALNSVVLPEYSSLGGLTNICLHCKAKHFGSEKVRNGFTTCCHGGKVKLQELRVPEFLKAVLENDLSSWRGHYLENIRQLNSSFAFASFEAKIAEPTGRGPYCFRIHGSIYHRVGPLHADHPSESSYAQLFILDTDQATDIRAQHNSNCDRYLLREIHEMLSNINPLANEYKHMAQVEREEEQRAREENRNARRISMLLLLRSIIT